One Callospermophilus lateralis isolate mCalLat2 chromosome 13, mCalLat2.hap1, whole genome shotgun sequence genomic window, CTGACGGAAGATGTTGTTGAAAGGCTTTGGGCCTATATAGATAACATTCTACATAGCAGAAAATTGCAGAATCTTTTCAAGAATGGAAAGACAATCAATCTTCAGATCTCCCTCGTCAAGGTAACTTGTGAACATTCAGGAAATTTCAGGTGACTTATTGATTTATTTCAAGTGGTCTGGACTGTGCTAATAAGCTTTTTATAATATGTAATGTTAAAGAAGAGCTTAGACTGGCACaattgtgcacacctgtaatcctagaggtttgggaggttgaggcaggaggatcatgaattcaaagccggccttagcaactcagcgagatcctatctttaaataaaaatattaaaaaggactggggatgtggctcagtggttaagtgcccctgggttcagtcaatAAATAAGAGCTTAGAACTATTTCAGAACAGATTTTGATTACCTTTTTAATtggaaaaagtagccagcaaattATGCTAGTCTTAATTTTTACCTTCAATAcagaggattaaactcaggggcactttaccacttagctacattccagcccttttaatctcttattttgagacacagcctcactaaattgcccaggctggcctggaacttgtgatcttcctgcctcggctCCTGGCTAGCTAAGATTACAGGTGTTTGCTACAACCCCTGGCCCTCAAAGGTTTTTGACTGAAAGTAATTTTGAAAGCTGAAGTCAGAGATGTGAATTTCATTGTCAGCATAGTACTTTGAAATGCCATGAGAATAGCTGATTACACAAGGACTACTACTAAGGAGTATTTTGTATGGGACAGGCTCAAAGAGGTTACATAACTTGCCTCCCATCACGTGGGTGGTATGAGGTAGAGTTGGAATTTGAACCAGCTGGAGCTGATCACAAAGCCTGCCGTCAGATCAAAGCCTCACCCTCATGGGTGCATGGGCAGAGGGGAAGTAAGTGGAGGAGAATGCCATGAGCTGCAGGTGGTTCTTGGGATGAGGCCCTCCACTGTGTGCTTTGAAGTAACAGACAGTGGGTCATTCTGAACCATCCTttggagcatggaaggaatatTTAGAACATCTCAATGTTCAAGAAACCACACTTACTACACTTAAATTTTTAAAGTGGGAGATATTTTTACTGATGAGCCCATGGGGGTACATTGACTTCTAAGGACTCAGCATGTCTGCTGCAGCTTTCCAGAGCAGCCCTGAAGTTCGGAGTCAGCCTTGCTATGTGGAAGTCACGGTGCTTCTCGTAGGTAGCGTAGCATCCTGGACAGGTTGGATTCTTACCTCCCATAAGGAGCGAGTCACTCTGCCTATCAGTGAATTTAGGAATCTGCTTGGCTCTCATTTCTTTTGTCTTTGAATTTTGGAATTTTGAGAGCAGCAGATAGTGGGTCTGCTGTATAGTGATAAGCAGTGACTGGCAATTTGCTTTCCTTTAtagagtatctttttttttttttttttttttttaaagaaggaaacATATAATTGACTATAAAAACATGTCAGATCACACGGTCATGATCCAAGTGCCACTGTCTACCTACCTGGTATTATCAGAGCTGAGTTAACAGATTCAGGGGCTGAGAAGAAGTGACTGCTGACATTTAAACCTTTTAAAGCCTAGCTTTTAAAAAATGGCgagcaaacctacaaaggcactaaTCCTGTTTGGAGTTGATACTGGCAAAAGGTGGGTGTGTGAATGAATCAAAGCAGGCGCTTGGCTGCTTTTCAGTGCTCTAAGCAAATGTCAAGTTCACGTAGATATGATAGGCTGGACATCTCTTTCTTACCACATGTGGGAGAAGAACGAGCTGATTGGTTCTGTGGTACTATTTTGTGTAATTACGAATTTAGGGAAGTAATgagctttctttctctcttaatCTCAGATCATCAATGAGAGAATAGCTGAGTTCTCTCTTTCAGGATCCCAAAGAAACATCTCTGCTGTCCTGAGCAGCTGCCGGGGCATCCTCTCGACGCCTGCCCTGGCTGTCATCTACACGGCCAAACAAGAACTGCTGGTGGCCTTGCTGAGCCAGTTGTGCTGGTCAGCCTGTAGGCAGCCAGAGGGAGCTGTGGCAGTCCCACTACTTGAGGTCATTCACCTGGCCCTGGGCCACTACCTCTTGATTCAGCAGCAGCAGGCGAACCCAAGACGTGTCTTTGGGGAAGTGACCGGGCACCTGCTCCAGCCCTGCCTGATCCTGAGGCACCTTCTCTCTGGGGGCACCTGGACACAGGCTGGCCAGGGCCAGGTGCCCCAGGTGCTCAGCCGGGAAGTCAGGAGTAAGCTTGAGGCTGTGCTTCGAGGGGGAGTTTTTCAGCCTGATATGCTCTCTTCCTACACAGAGGAGCTCCTGGGCCAGCAGCAAAGAGACACAAAGATCGGGACCCCAAAGAGTCTTCTCACTCCCCTGGACACAGTGGTGACCGGACTGCTGGATGCTGGCCACTGTGAACTGCACCTTCATGCCACCGTTGTGGCCACCTCGGTCGCTGTGTTGTACAAGCTCTTTCTGGATTCTTACCTCAAGGAAGGAAACCAGTTTCTCTGCTTCCAGGCTCTCCCCAGGCTGTTTGGCTGCCTGCGAATTTCACACCTTCAAGAGGAGCCAGGGAAAGCCATGTCCATACCAGATTGGACCACAGAGCTTCTGGTAGTGGAGCAGCTGCTAAGCTCCGTGGCTAGCAGCAGCATCTACAATGTGGCTACTGACAGGATCCGACACGGGGAGGCGCAGTTCCACTTCTACCGTGGGGTGGCTGAGCTGTTGATAAACCACCCACAAGCACCTGTGCCAGCCTGGTTCCGCTGCCTCAAGATTTTGATATCTCTCAATCATTTGATTTTGGAGCCAGATCTAGATGACCTGTTGTCTTCAGCTTGGATTGATGCGGAAGTAACAGAGTTTCGAACCAAAAAAGCCCAGGAGGTGCTTATTCACACCCTCTTCCAGACATATGCCAAACTCCGACAGGTGCCACGGTTGTTTGAGGAACTTTTGGGAGTGATCTGCCGTCCAGCTGCAGAGGCACTGAGGCAGCCTGTGCTGGCTGCGGGCCCCTCTGCTGCACTCTGTGCATGCCTCCTGGAACTGCCACCAAGTCAGGTCCTGGACATGTGGTCCCTTGTGCTGGACAAGTTCCAGTCTTTAATCCTGCCCTGTTTGCAAAGTGATGTTGACATGGCCCTGAAGTCCTTGTCCCTCAGCTCACTGCTACACTGCGTCATGTTCAACATGCCCACCCTGGACAGTAGCACACCCCTGCCTGTCATCCGGCGGGCACAGTGTATGATGGAGAGGGTGCTGGGAGAGCTCGTGAAGCCCCTTCTGGCCTTTCTCCTGGACACCCCAGGCCCAGAGTCTGAGCTGTGGCTACAGAAGGTGAGTGACTCTGCACTCCTGCTGTCTTATACCTGGGCCCAGGTGGATGCCATGCTCAGTttgaactgtggccagtattgctCTGTGGCTGGGACCCAGCTGGAGATCTCCAACTGCCCTTCGTTACTCCCAGGTGTGGAAACACGGCTTTGGAAGAAGGTCGAGAAGTTTACAGCCCAGTCCAAATCTCTTGGTAGATATTGCTTGGAACAGCTCTACCTGCAGAAAATGAGAAGGACACTAATGCAGACTAGCTCCCGGTCCGAGCAAGTCCTCCAGACTTTGAGGTGTGATGCTGCCTACATTCTTGGTTCTGGCAGGGGCAGCTTGAGTTTAAGGATGACAGCTTCCTGGGACGGGCAGGTAGGAACAGTGAGTGCATCTACATATCCTGCAGCACACTGGCACTTGTTAGTGTCAAACCTCCCAATATTAATATCCTACTTATGTCTGGATGATGTCAGATACCTGGCCAGGGTCCTGTTAAGAACTTTGCCAACCAGCCAAGCCCAGGGAGCCTCTGCAGATGAAGAGCCATCCATCACACTTGAGCGAGTGTCCACATCCCTCCTTCATAGCCCTCTCTTTCCAGAGGTGCAGTCCCTCCATTCTGCCTTCCTGAGGAGCGTAGCTACAAGGTGTTCCAGTATTCTGTGCTCTGGTTCCCAGAGTGGCCCGGGTTCTCTCAGCCAGCAGTTACCCTGGCTTTTGGAAAAGGACCACACAGTTATGGCTCACTGGGAATCCAGATTTGCAAAAGCTGGACCTGAAGGTGTAGAACCAAGAGGAGAAATTGCCCAGAACTTTCTGTCCCTGCTCAAGAGTGACTTTCCCATCCAGCTGGAGGATGAACAGTTAGGAGACCTCCTGGGGCTTCTGAACATTATTTCTGCTCTGCACCTGGACAGCCTCTTGCCACCCCATCATCTGCATTACTTTCTTTTGCTACTGACCATGGCTGTCAGCACACAGGGGCGTTCCTGTTCCTCCCTGGCCCTCCAGTTCCTGACGACCTGCTACCAGCTTCTTGGTTGCCTGCAGAGGGGAAGGAATGCCCGCTGTGTGTTCAGGGTCATGTACGTCAGTGATATTTTTGAGATTGTGCTAACCTCGTTGTTGCCAACCAGTGGTGGATTCTGCCTTGAAGTGGATGACCCCTCTTGGCTGCAGTTCCTCCAGGTGGTGGGGTCATTCTTGGAGCAGCTAATGCAGATGCTCATCCAGAGCAGACTGAGCTTGGTGCTCAATTTTGGGAAAATCACCACATTCCTCTCAAGGTGTAAATTGCATACTGAGGCAGCTTTCAGTGAGCAGTTGGGAAACCAGAGCCCTCTGAGCAGCCAGCTGCTTCTGGTGTGTCTAACCAAGTTGTGCCAAGTCCTGGGGCCTCTTGTCAAGGACCGGAGGCAGCTGCAGGAGGCACCAGCATCACTGCCCGAGTTGCTGCAGCAGGCTATGCTGCAGATGGCCACTGGTCTGCAGCCATGCTTGGTGCCAGGGACCAGGGGCCACTGCCTGCCCTTAGCCCTCCTCTCGGCTGTTGCCACGCTTTTGGAAGTGGACCTAAGCCAGCACCCAGATTGGGTTGGGATTGCACAAGGGATGGACAGAGTAGTGCCCACCAACGCTGCCCTCTACCGGAGTGTTTACTCCCGACTGCTGTTGGAGTTGCCAGCCCTGGCAAGGGACACTCTGTCTTTCCAGGCAGCTTTGCAGTTTCTAACTCTGTTCTTTTCGGCCCCTGTGCTCCATCCCCCAGAAGGACCTGTTTTTGTCTCTATACTTCATGCCGTGAGGACAGTTCTTGCAGGTAAGATGTCTTCTCCTGAGCAGGGGCTTGGGCAGCTGGAGCCCTGTCACCAGCATGCCTCTCCTTTTGGTCAAGGAGTGATACCTGCTGTCTTTGCAAGGTGCCCCACAGGGACAGTGGGAAGGGTGCCCTCCCAGTGCTGGCCCCAGGGTTTCCTTTTCTGTTTACACCGCAGGCAGGCATGAACAGTGGGTCTGTGGCTCTCCCACAGCACAGCACGGCCTGCAGGTGTGCCCCTTAGTGCCTTGTTCCTCACTGACTCTGGAGAaggtcctgtgtgtgtgtgtgtgtgggggggggggtttcCTTAGtactgggactgaacccagggcctcacatccaCTGGGCAGATGCTTCACcgctgctctgctctgctggcCCTTGTGTGTGTTTTGAAATCTAGCCCCCCTTTCTCTTTTGGCCTTTATCTGGCTATGGATGCCTGGCATTAGTTAATTTCACCCTCCCTAGACTCTCAGGGCTATAccttgattttgttttttgattttgtgtgtgtgtggtgcttggGATTTAACTCAAGACCTTGTGtaggtgaggcaagcactctactaactgagctatatccccagcccttgattttTAATAGATGTAAAATCTGCCAACTCAAAAAATTGCAAATGGCTCAGTTTGTAGGGGCCTCCTATGGCTCCTTAATGACAGTGCCACCTTCCCAGCCCCACTCCTCATGCTGCCTGTGGCTCATTGCAGGATGTTAGTGGAGGTTGCCCTATGGACCAGCTAGCCAGGACCTCAAACAGCTCAGCGAGAAAGAGCTGGTGTCTCCCTCCATCTCAGGGCTGAGGTTAATGGGTCACTGAAACCCTACAATGATAACTACGGAGGCGCTTTAGAACTAGTGGGCAAGCATCAGTGTTAAGCCAGAATCCCACAACATAAAAGTGCTAAATGTGCTATCATTACAACTACAGAAAGTGTACATGTATGTATACAAGGGTTGGAAGCACATGCAGAACTTAGAACAGCCATGTGTTCAAGTGTTGTGGCAATGCCATGCTCTCTTCGTATACCATTTTCACACTGATGTAGTAATGGATAAACACTTTTCTTCTATGACTTAGTTTACTATAAGCAAGGATAGATTAGTGGTTTTGAGCGCCTCTTTCAAGCCTATGTAAAAACAAGTAGATAATGCAATAAGAAATCATGAAAATCTATTACAGTCACtagtatataaaaataatatggaCCTTTAATTCTCTCCAAAGGCTAAGAAAGGTTAGTGGGTCCAGAGTCTGTCCTGTTTTAAGACAGCTCACCATGGTTGGCATAGGGCTTTGCTAAAGGACTGGGCTAGGACAGTCTTGTCTTTATAGTACTGGGGACTCAACCCaggatgctctaccattgagctacacctacagaacctttttgttttgttttgagacagagccttgctaagttgctgaggctggccttgagcctgtgatcctcctgtctcagcctcctgagtgtctAAAATTGCAGTCATGGCCACCACACCCACCTAAGACAAGTCTTTTGAGGTGAAGCTGAGGATTTGGGCCCAGCCTGACCCTCAGTATGTGCTGAGCTCCCTTTTCCACAGAGAAGCTGTGAGGGTCAGTGGGGCCTTGGAAGTAAAGCCACCTGGTCTGCCTGGGTCTGTGCCAAATCTGAAGTTGGTCTGAACAAGGCTGCCATTGTCAGTGCCCTTCTTCTCCAGCTGGACTGTGGGTCAGCTGAAGGAGCTCAGCATGATGTTGTATCTTCCTGTCAGCTAGTCTTTCAAGGAGTGGTGTTCCCCTTCCTACAGGGGTTAACACTAAGCCTTTCACTCAGACCAGCAGTAGCCTCCTATGTGGGCTTCCCAGGCAACAGCAGCTGGGGTCTGGAGCTCTGGCCTCTTTGCCCTTTTGTTAACAGAATGTCTTATCCCCCATCCCCTGCAAGCCGTGGCAAGTTGAGGCAGTCTTTAAGCTCTGACTCTTGTGTCCTTGTGCAGGTAGTGCCTCTGACCTCAGGACAGAGCCTCAGCTATGGTGAGACCAGTGTGCTGCCTGTCCCTATTCCAGCCCTCACACCTGAGCCATGTGACTGTCCAAGGAAGTGCCAGAGTAGAGAGCCATCCGGAGAGATGCCATGCAAGGAGTGGCTCAAGGCACTAGCAAGGAACAGGGAATGTAAAGGTGGTCTCAGAGAACTGAAGAGTGGCCACACAGGTTACCTTGTGGAGATCCCTGTCTCCTTAGTGGCTCAGGTGTGGCTTTTGGCTTGGACACATGAGCCTTTATGAAGAATCCTTCCTGGCAGTGAACGACTTCCTCCCTGGGGTCACAGAAGCCAGCTTTACCGTTGGTCCTTCTGGGTGTAGAACTGTCTCCTGCTCTGAAGCAGTGAGCCGCTGGCTTTGGTCTGAGAAGTGACAGCGTCTTCGTGGATCCCAGGAGAGAGGCCATGAGATTCTAGACACCCAGCCAGGACTTGGGGACACCACGCAGCCAAGCCTAGCTGTGTGAAGGGTGGTGGGCGGGTGGAGGGGAGCATGCACGAGAGGGCTCACCATGGCATCCTCCTCTTTGCCAGCTGCAGGAGTATGCTGTAGTGCCTACTTCACTAATGAGGGGATTAAGGCTGAGTGGCCAGGAGTTAGGGTCTCACAGCTTGTAGGAGACTCAGACCTACCTCTGTCTCATAGAATTTCTGGTCCCTTGCCCCCAGCTCTGAGAGTAGTGGGCACACACTGGCCAGTGGAAGGCATTCTGGCAAGATGGGGTGGTCAGTCAGCTGGAGGATCAAGCTGGGGCCAGAGAAGGAAGGCTGGAGGACTCAGGTGGCATTCTTGGGGGTTAAGTTTCTCTTGCTCTTTCCAGTACTCCTGTCTAGTGAAAAGTACATTCCCACTCCTGCCCCTAACTGAATTTATATGACTCACCAAGGAAATAGGCACCAGTTGCCAGGCTGCCAAGGGCAGAGTGCACTGTTGCTGAGCCTGCTGTTGGTGACTGGCATGTGTACTGTGTGTGCACACTTCGCCTGGTGTAGCTCTATGTCAGTTGCACCGCCAGGGTTGTGTTCACCAGCACTTGAGTGTCCCAGGCCCCTCGAGCTGGGATTGCTAGTCTGCGTGGCTGCTCACAGCCTCCCACAGCCACTCTGGCTTTTGTCCCTTCTTTACACCTTGGATTCTTTTCCTACAGATCCTGCCATCCCTGCTCTGGCTGCCCAGGACATTGAGCCTCACTTGGGAGCCCTATTCACCCAGATGTTGGAGGCTGGGACGATGGAGGACTTTGGGCTGGTGGTCCAGTCTGTTCTCCAGGGACTGGACATCCGTCATATGTGGATGGCAGACCTGCAGGCAGGTACCCTCCCTCTGCCTGCATGGCAGGCTCACATATTGTCGGCCAGTGGGCTTGTTTAGGATTCCATTCATCCTTAAAGTAAGCAAGCACATCCCCGCTGAGAACAGAAGCTCAGCCATGGGAGGAACCCTTGATTTCAAAGGGGACTGTCCTAGGTTACAAACTGCCTTCTTACCCTACAGAAGCTAGGTGTGACACACACGCATACTGACTCACGGAATGCTTAAATTCCACCTGTTCGCTACACTTCCGTGAAGACAGCCTGACATGAGCACAGTCCACAGGCCAGCACTGCAGAAGCATGTAGTCCCACAGCCCAGTGCAGGTCCTAAGAAAGCCCTTGTGGCACGGCCTACTGGGAATGACTCACACACAGCACTGGGGTATTGGAATCAGCTCCTCTGGGTGGTCCCAGGCATTGACTGCAGAGAAACTTTGTCACATGGAGCTGACAGTTGGTGACCAGGACTATAGCCATGGCCTCTGGTCCAGCTGCCTTCACTCCTGGTCCTAGTTGATGCCTTGTGATCAGTTTTGATTGGGTGGGAGGGGAGCTAGGGAGGGTAATTTGGGAATTCTGGGGAAGAATGGGGGGGGTCCAGGGATAGCACAGTTTCTTGGTGGGCACAAGGGCTCTACCTAGCCACTCCCCTGCCTGCGCACTGACCCATCTCTGGAACTTGGACTGTGTTTCTGGAGCACACTTCGGCCTCTGGACTTTGGGGCTTCCTCTAGCAAATCGAGGCAATTTAGCTCCAGGTTTCTATGTGGATCAGCCAGTCAGAGGTCTTCAGGAGGAGGGAGGCTTGAACTGAGGGTTGAAGAATGGCAGGATTTGGGGGATAGGAGGAGAAGCACAGTGCAGGCAGTGTGCTGGTCTGCCAGAGCAGAGGGTGGGTGGGGGAGGAAGTGGCTAGGCATGAGGCCTTTAGGGGCAGGGGTGTGGGAGTACATGGGTTTGCGAGTGCACAGCCAGAGAGAGGTGAGTGGGGCTAGTGGCCAAGAGCAGCAGCAGGATGTGGACCAGGGGTGTGGGGCTGCACAGTATTAGGGAAGAAGAGGCTGTCATGAGGCCAAAACCCAAGGTGTGATGTGCTTGGTGGGCAGTAGGTGCCTGTTCACCCATGCTGTGGCTTGAGGCCAGCACCTGGGCCATGGCACTTCACCCAGTGTCTTCTTCCAGCCCCTCCTATCTGAAAACTGGTACTCCTGCTCTGAGGGACAGCCAGCGTCCTCCACAGAGTCTTGGTGAATGACTGAGTTCATTGTCCTGGCCCCTTTGTgagcctggctgagaggctcctgAAAGGCCCCACTTTGCCAGAGCTGTGCTCGCCTCCCTGCCTCTAGATCCTGGTGAGAACTCACCCTTAGGCCTTGTCACTGCCCTCGGCATGGCTCTCAGGGCTCTTGGGTCAAGGTATCAGCGGCAATGAAGGTTCCTCCCCCAGGTTGGGAGCTGTCCACGCTGAGTGCCCCCCTTGTTTCAGGCTGTTTTGTCTGCTGTTGGATTGCTCAAGCTGCTACTAAGCTGCCCACTCAGTGGAGAGAAAGCGAGCCTGTTGTGGCGTGCATGTCCCCAGATAGTCTCGGCTCTGACGGTGAGTGGCCTCTGGGGATGTGCTTTCCTGCTCTTCCCCTCTTCCCTGAAGACAGCCAGCATGGGGCTCTGGCTTGGGGTAGTGTTTTTGGGTGCTTCCTGCTGGTGGCTGTGAgctgcagcccagtttgtgtttcccGTCTGCAGTCCTGGCATGGGGATGGGGAAGGAGGCATGAGAAGCACTGGGTGACGTGACTCagggaggaggggctggggcttgCTTCATCCCCACAGATGTGCTCAATGCAGAATGTGTGTGCATTGGAGGGGGTGTAAGCCTGCGGCACTGTGAGGGAGATGCCCCTGGAGTGGCTGCTAGTGTCAGGGACAGGAGGGTCCTGTGTTGTCTTCCCCGGGACCTATGTCCAGCGGTCACTTGACTTTGTTTCACTTGAACAAAACCCTAGTTCAGTTTGGTCCAGGCTTGGCACTTCCACCCTGGGATGAGCCTGACCAGAACCTCCTGGCTATGGTGCCCAGGGCAGTGTCTGTTTCACCATTGTCCCCAGTGCTGCTTGGCCCTGCTATCTAAGGGATGTGCTCTGGGTCTAAGTACACCCTGAGAGAGGATATGGAGAGTGGCCCTCACCCACCATGTGTTTCCCGAGTCTGCACCATGGTTGAAGCAGGTGGTTCCCGCATGTGTGCTGCTCATCCCTAGTGGAAGGCCTGTGGGGGGTCGGGTGCTGATGGCGTGTGGTCATCTGCATGCCGCGCAGGTTGGAACCACTTCACTTTTTTCATGTGTGGCAAGCCCTCTGCATGGCCAGCACAGCAGGGGCCCTTAGTGTCAGAGACAAGGCGCAGGGTGTCCCTGGTGAACTTGGGGAGGGTTCAAGCTGTCCCTTTTCTCCAGTCTGTTCTCTTTATTTTCTGGAACAATGATTAGACATCTTTGATGGGATTTATAAGAAGTTTAAAAAGTCATGTTTGGTCCCAGACGTGGAACTGATGGCCTGTTTTGGGAAAATGCTATCATGTGTGTCTGATGTCTAGTTTTCTTGTGGGAACCTGGATTTGTCAACTCCTTTGTGAAAACAGCTTCTCTGTGCAGTAGATGAGTCCAGCAAGAAGTGTCTGCATTCACAGCAGGTGCCTTGGGTGTGACTGGCCTCCTTGACCCTTCACCAGTTCATTTAGAGCATGGACGGTTTCCTCTGCCTGCTAGTGCTCAGcattcgtgttgtttcttggagAATCAGTTTTGCTCTCTTCCTTTACCTCTCTCAACCTGTAGCTGCAAAGCCGAGAGGCTTGTCAGGAGCGGCCCGTGGTCCTCACAGTGGTTGAACCTGTTCTAGATGTCCTGGCTCTCCTGCTGCGGCAGGGCGAGGAGGCCATTAGCAACCCCCACCACGTCAACCTGGCCTTCAGTATCCTGCTGACAGTCCCTCTGGATCACCTGAGGCCACCAGAGTATGGCAGAGTCTTCTTGGGGCTACACAATGTGCTCTTCTCCATCCTGCAGTGTCATCCAAAGGTGAGGGGGCAAGGGTGCCAGCAGTCTCCACAGCATGGGCAGGGGACTCCAGCCTTCAGCAGGGCACACAGCCTGACCTGCAGGGTGCTCTGCTAAGCAAACTGGCTCCAGGAAGTTCCAGGCTTTAGACGAGCACTGGGCTCTGTGCGTTCTTTGCTGAGTCTAGCACATCAAATGGTGCTCGTTACTGATATTCAAGGGCTCATGTTTGAATAGACCCCTGCTATGCTGAAGTCTCTTAGGCTCAAGTTTGAGTGGGTGGAGTACTGAGGTCCCTGGCTCTGGTTTCAGAGTAGACTGACTGCTTTTGGTGCTTCACAACGCAGCAGAGCGCACTCACTGCCTACCTGCTGCCTCCCCAATTCCTGGCCTGCAAGGGAGGCAGTCACCCCTCTGGTGGTGAAGCAGTGGAGGTCAGCACTGGGATGTCCTGGGCCAGGGCTCTAAGGCTCACTGCATGCAGTGGGGACTCCCGAACATGAAGTACTTGCATCTTCACAAGCATCCAGGTATTCTCCAGGGTTCGGCAGTTCTGGGGAGACCTGCCAGCAGCACGGTTTTTCAGACAGATCATCTCTGGCAAGCTAAGCACTTACCAAGTTGGGCTTACTCCAGAGCCTTCCCCAGCCAGCCATCATCCGTGGCCCTGCCTCTCCTGTCAGGTCTTGTCAGTTGCACCTGCAGTGCCAGTCAGTCACAATCCAAGGCTGTGGAGTTTTGCAAGAGATGGAGGATTTCCTGAAGTGGTGACATGCGAAGAGGCTGTGTGGATCTATGAAACTACGATCACATGAGCATTCAGCAGACCTAGACAGGAACATGGGAGCGTTTTGTGATCCGAACATTAGGCAATGGGAGGACACACAGGTGACCACAGTGTGAGTCCACACTGGCACAGATGCCCACTATTCTCAGGGACACCTGAGGGTGCAGCGGAAGGCTGGCTGCCAGTGCCACGGTTGGCGGCCACGTGTCTTGTCTCAGTCCTTGTGAGAGCTCGTCATTGTCCTCGTTTGCTGAGGAGGAagctgagacacacacacacagaggccagATGACTTGTTGCAGTCATGTGAGGAGGTGGTTTGGAGGGTCTGCTCCTGGATTTGTGGCTTTTCACCTTAAGATGACAGAGGGTCAGGAGAGGCTGGGGAGTGGCAGCTCTTGGGGATGCTGGCAGAGCCCGCCTTTCTGTGGCCGTGCAGTGACATGACCTGTGCAGTGCTGCTCAGAGTGTTGCTGGATACTCACAAAAGACACTAGTCAGTCCCACGCTTGAGTCACAGCAGGGCAATGCTGTCCAGTAAAGGGTTCAGTGGCTTCTGTATAGTCCAGCACAGTGACCACTGGCCTCCTAACAACATGGCCATGTGTGGTCTGCAGACTGGTCTGACTCAGAGATGCATACCTAGCTGTACTTAGCGTGTGCACTGGTTTAACCTGAGTATTACACTGCATGGTACTGCCTGGGGACGGCACATGTGTGcacatgtggtgtgtgtgtgcacatcgtCCGGGGCTGCCTTGGCAGTGTG contains:
- the Urb2 gene encoding unhealthy ribosome biogenesis protein 2 homolog isoform X1; its protein translation is MAAVYSGISLKLKSKTTSWEDKLKLAHFAWVSHQCFLPNKEQVLLDWARQSLVAFYKKKLELTEDVVERLWAYIDNILHSRKLQNLFKNGKTINLQISLVKIINERIAEFSLSGSQRNISAVLSSCRGILSTPALAVIYTAKQELLVALLSQLCWSACRQPEGAVAVPLLEVIHLALGHYLLIQQQQANPRRVFGEVTGHLLQPCLILRHLLSGGTWTQAGQGQVPQVLSREVRSKLEAVLRGGVFQPDMLSSYTEELLGQQQRDTKIGTPKSLLTPLDTVVTGLLDAGHCELHLHATVVATSVAVLYKLFLDSYLKEGNQFLCFQALPRLFGCLRISHLQEEPGKAMSIPDWTTELLVVEQLLSSVASSSIYNVATDRIRHGEAQFHFYRGVAELLINHPQAPVPAWFRCLKILISLNHLILEPDLDDLLSSAWIDAEVTEFRTKKAQEVLIHTLFQTYAKLRQVPRLFEELLGVICRPAAEALRQPVLAAGPSAALCACLLELPPSQVLDMWSLVLDKFQSLILPCLQSDVDMALKSLSLSSLLHCVMFNMPTLDSSTPLPVIRRAQCMMERVLGELVKPLLAFLLDTPGPESELWLQKVSDSALLLSYTWAQVDAMLSLNCGQYCSVAGTQLEISNCPSLLPGVETRLWKKVEKFTAQSKSLGRYCLEQLYLQKMRRTLMQTSSRSEQVLQTLRCDAAYILGSGRGSLSLRMTASWDGQVGTVSASTYPAAHWHLLVSNLPILISYLCLDDVRYLARVLLRTLPTSQAQGASADEEPSITLERVSTSLLHSPLFPEVQSLHSAFLRSVATRCSSILCSGSQSGPGSLSQQLPWLLEKDHTVMAHWESRFAKAGPEGVEPRGEIAQNFLSLLKSDFPIQLEDEQLGDLLGLLNIISALHLDSLLPPHHLHYFLLLLTMAVSTQGRSCSSLALQFLTTCYQLLGCLQRGRNARCVFRVMYVSDIFEIVLTSLLPTSGGFCLEVDDPSWLQFLQVVGSFLEQLMQMLIQSRLSLVLNFGKITTFLSRCKLHTEAAFSEQLGNQSPLSSQLLLVCLTKLCQVLGPLVKDRRQLQEAPASLPELLQQAMLQMATGLQPCLVPGTRGHCLPLALLSAVATLLEVDLSQHPDWVGIAQGMDRVVPTNAALYRSVYSRLLLELPALARDTLSFQAALQFLTLFFSAPVLHPPEGPVFVSILHAVRTVLADPAIPALAAQDIEPHLGALFTQMLEAGTMEDFGLVVQSVLQGLDIRHMWMADLQAVLSAVGLLKLLLSCPLSGEKASLLWRACPQIVSALTLQSREACQERPVVLTVVEPVLDVLALLLRQGEEAISNPHHVNLAFSILLTVPLDHLRPPEYGRVFLGLHNVLFSILQCHPKVVLKAIPSFLNSFNRLVFSVMHEGRQKDKGCADDLPVILECARLVERMYSHIAVRSEEFTTSSPFLVAQYVTEAQKVTLYPAVKDLLQEGIYLILDLCIEPDVQFLRTSLQPGARDVFKELHSDYLRYHKAKNEGEKRYTA